The nucleotide sequence TATTATAAAGAAAGATGATGCGTTCTTTTATAAAAATAAGCGTATCCGTATTTTTTTTGATGAAAGGGCTGACCGTTCTTTTGAATACAGCTTCGTGGATATTGATGGCACAATTGATATACGTCTGTTGAGAAATAAAGCTGGAAATATTAGCAGGCTGATACGGATACCAAAAAAGAAAGCGAATAAAATATTGAAAGATATGCTTGGTTTTGTTCCAAAACATCCCACTGAGAATACGAAACCTCACAAGAAAAAAGAGTATACTGACATTGAGCGTTGCCAGCTTAAAGATGTCCCTGTCGGAATTAAGAAAGCTATTAAAAAAAGATGCTCTAAGAATAAATGGTACATTATCAAATCTCCAAATAGAGATTATGTATATTTTAAAAAAGTGCCAAAAGACTTTGCGTTCCAAATTATCGGCAAAAATTTAGATATACAAGATATAGGGAAAAAGAAAAAAAATGGTTCTGTACTGCTCTCTATCGGCAAGGATTTTAACTTTACTCTCACTTATAATTCCAAGCCAGTAAAAACCATTATTATAAAAGCTAAATAGAAAGAAACGACTCAAGCAAATGTGTCTGCGTGGATATTTGGCGATTATCACGAGAGTTAATACCCCGCTGTTCACAGCGGGGTATTGGTTTATTAATGAAATTCATTTATTTTAGTGCTTGCCAAAATTTATAGATATATTATCTGTTTATGTAATGATATTTTTTACATATTTTGTTCTTTTTATAATCATATGTAAGACAAGCCCACCAAATAAAAAAAACGATGTTCGGGTGGGCTATTTCGTCATACCCTGACCACCCTCCGACTTCGCTTTTTGAAGTTTGGAGGGATTTTAGTACCATATAAGTGTAAGAGATAAGGCATATCAATAGTGCTTTACCTTCTGCACTTATTTTTTTATGATAAGGGAGTAATTGGTCTGGCGAAGCGATTTTTGGATTAACCACATCCGTCATAAAAACCGTCAACCATCCCTTATTATAAGCAGTCGTTTAAGCAGGTTGAAACCCGTAAGGTGCTTTCGTGTAACGAACTAAAATGAGTGGTAATAAGTGTGGATGGGACAATTACAGATTTATTTTGGAGGTTACAGATGATAAGTGTAGGAATTGATGTGTCAAAAGAAAAAAGTACCGTATGTATCTTAAAGCCTTATGGTGAGGTTGTGAGCAGGCCTTTTGAAGTCTGTCATGTGGAGAAAGAACTGTCCGAACTGACTTCCATGCTGCTGCGTCTGAATGATGACATCCGTGTGGTCATGGAAGCTACTGGGATCTACCATCTGCCTGTATTAAGCTATCTGAAAGAAAAAGGGCTGTTTGTGGCAGTGATTAATCCATTTGAGATGAAGGAATACCGCTGTCAGGGGTTAAGACGTGTGAAAACGGATAAGCAGGATGCCATTACAATCTCTAACTATGGGATTGACCATTGGTACAGGCTGAAGGACTATGAGGCAGAAGAAAGCGTCTATGCGGAGCTGAAGCTTTTGGGAAGGCAGTACCGTCACTATATGCGGATGCGTGTGGAGAGCGTGTTGGAACTGACTCATCTTCTGGACTATACGATGCCTGGGATCAAAACGCTGCTGAAAGGCTGGAATGAAACAAATGGGAAAGATAAGCTGGGGGATTTTGCGGAAGAATACTGGCATTATGACAATATCACGAAGAAACCGGAGGAACAGTTTATAGAGAGCTATCTGAAATGGGCAAAAGAGAAGGGATACCATCAGAGCCAGGATAAAGCCGTCAAGATCTATGCACTGGCAAAAGAAGGCATCCCCACAGTACCCTCCGATACCCCATCGACCAAAATGCTGGTACAGGAGGCAGTACGGGTGTTACGAGAAGTCGATAACACTCTGATGACCATTCTAACACAGATGCAGGCATTAGCCAAGAGTCTGCCGGAATATCCGGTTGTCAGGGCAATGGGAGGTGTTGGAAATGTCCTTGCGCCTAAATTGATTGCAGAGATTGGGGATGTGAGAAGATTCCATAGCGGAAAAGCCCTGATAGCCCACGCAGGAATCGACGCGCCGCCCTATCAGTCAGGGCAGTTTATGGGGACAGAGAGGAAAATATCCAAGAGAGGTTCTTCCAGCCTGCGAAAGATTGGATATGAAGTGATGAGATGTCTGAAAACCCATAAAGAGCCAGCAGACGCAGCAGTGTATAGATTTATTTTGAAGAAAGAAAAAGAAGGAAAGTCAAAACGTGCAGCAAAAATAGCGGGATTAAATAAATTCCTTAGGATTTATTATGCACGTGTGATGGAAGTATACCAGAAGTAAAAAGAACTAAAACAGCGGATACGGCAGACCGGATTTTCCACCGGTCTAATTGTCGTAGGAAAAATTCATACGAAAAATATATTTAAAAACCTGCTAAAAAGTCTTGACTTTTGTTAGCAGGTTTGGTACCCCCAGTTCTTTGGCGGCTTTTGCTTGTCCGATTTCCTTTGCGAGTTTCACTGCCTGTACTTTGTATTCATGGTCGTATTGCCTGTTTTCTGCCATTTTTGTTCACTCCTTATTCTCTTGATTATATCTCAAATCCTTGAGAATGGGCTGTCAACTTTTTTTATACCATATCAATTGTGCCGACTGCGGGGCGAAACTCAGCCTAGCCACAGCAAACGGATATACGCATTTCCGCTGTTCTATGTATAAACGGACGAGCAGGGCAAAGGAATGTACGCAGCACTATATCCGAGAGGACGCATTAAAACAGTTGGTTCTGAAACAGCTTCAGCAGTTCCTCTCCTATTTACAGCAGTTTGAGCGTGTGTTTATCCGACGGCAGATTGACGCCACCCTTGCAGAACGCAGATACGAGTTGTCCGCAAAGCAGAAACAGATAGAAAAGGACGAAAAGCGGATAAAGGAGCTTGACCGCCTGTTCCGCAAAATCTACGAGGATAATGTCAACGGAAAGCTGAATGACGAACGCTTTTACAAGCTGTCGGACGGATATGAAGCCGAGCAGGAACAGCTGAAGCAGGAAATCGAAGACTTGACAGCCGAGGTCAGCGAAGCCGACACGGAAGCGACCAATGTCGCCAGGCTGATAGCCGTCACCAGGAAATACACCCGCATTGACGAACTAACGCCCGAAGTCCTAAACGCATTTGTGGATAAAATCGTAGTCCATGAGCGTGAGAAAAAAGACGGGAAACGGACACAGCAAATCGACATCTACTATTCCTATGTCGGGATTGTGGACATCCCCACGGATGCGGAAATGCGGGAAATGGAACGGGAATATACGCAGCGTACCAAACGTCAAACCGCCTAAATACAGGCGTGGCAGGAGAAAATCTATGCTCCTGCCGATACATATCTATTTTTTATCCCTATCTGGTTTAACCCATGTCTGAAAGAATTTATAAAATATTCTGTTCTGAATATGCTGGGGATGACGGCTTTATCCTGTTATATCCTGGCGGATACTTTTTTTGTGGCGGATGGGAGCGGACGGACTGGCAGCTCTGAATCTGGCGATTCCCGTTTACAGTTTTATTCATGGAAGCGGCCTGATGCTGGGTATGGGCGGAGCTACCAGATATACTATTCTGAAAAGCCAGGGCAGAGAGAAAGAAGGAGACCGGGTTTTTACCTGCACCCTGAAGATGGGGGTTCTGCTGTCGGCAGTATTTATGGGAATGGGCCTGTCTGGTTCACAGGTAATTGCCCGCCTGCTGGGTGCGGAAGGAATAGTTTATGAAATGTGCAAAACATACCTGAGAGTTCTGATGCTGTTTTCCCCGGCATTTCTGCTCAATGAAATCCTGATCTGTTTTGTGCGGAATGACGGAGTGCCAGGATTGTCCATGAGGGCTATGGTGGGAGGAAGTTTTTCCAATATTCTGATGGATTATATTCTGATTTTTCCTCTGGATATGGGAATGTTCGGCGCTGTTTTTGCAACCGGAACATCACCCCTTGTCAGTATGGCTCTGATGTCTCCGCATTTTTTACAGAAAAATCATGGATTCCATTTCAGAAAGGGAAAGGCGTCTCTTTCTGAGAGCAGATTTATTCTGGCAGGAGGGGTTCCGTCTCTGGTGACAGAGCTGTCTTCCGGAATTGTGATGATTATTTTCAACAGTATGCTGCTTGGGCTTCAGGGAAATATCGGAGTGGCGGCCTATGGGGTAATTGCCAACCTGTCTCTGGTGGTGATTGCGCTGTATACAGGGATTGCTCAGGGGATTCAGCCTTTGCTGAGCAGATATTATGGCTCAGGGAGAAAAGAGGAGGTTCAGGCTGTATTCCGATATGCGGTAATTACGGTGATTTTATTGTCAGTTCTGATTTACGGGCTGGTATTTGTTCAGGCAGACAGCATTGCAGGAGCCTTTAACAGAGAAGGGAATGTAATGCTGCAGGAGATTGCGGTTTCGGGAATGAAATACTATTTTACCGGCGGTTTATTCGCAGGAATCAATATTGTGCTGGCCATGTATTTCACTTCCAGGGACTGTCCGGGGCCGGCAGGCGCGATTTCCATTCTCCGGGGATTTGTTGTAATTATCCCCCTGATTTTTTTGCTGTCTGCCCTGTGGCAGATGACCGGGCTGTGGCTTACCTTTCCCATTACGGAACTGCTGGTAGCAGTCCCTGGAATTCTGTGGTATCTGAAAGAAAGAAAATCTTCTGCCTGAAAGGCAGAAGATAAGTCTAATCCAGCAGTTTTTCCAGATCCTGATAAAAGGATGGATAGGAAACGGTTACACAGTTTTCGTCGTCAAAGGTGGTGGTTCCCTCCGCATTCAGTCCTGCAATGGCAAAGGACATGGCAATCCGGTGGTCGCCGTACGTTTTAATCCGGGCGCCGTGAAGGGTATTGCCTCCATGAATAATCATTCCGTCCTCTGTGGGCGTGATATCGGCCCCCATGGCCTTCAGATTCTCCGTTACGGTGGCAATCCGGTCAGATTCCTTTACTTTCAGTTCCTGGGCGTCCCGAATCACGGTGGTGCCCTCTGCAAATGCGGCCATCACTGCGATAATGGGAAGTTCATCAATTAAAGTGGGAATAATACTTCCTTCCACCGTTGTACCGTGAAGGCTGCTGGAAGTTACCAGAATGTCAGCCACAGGTTCTCCGGAAACGGCGCGTTCATTCAGAAGGCTCAGTTTTCCTCCCATAGCATACACGACCTGAAGGATACCGCTTCTGGTGGGATTGACGCCCACATTCCGAATCAGGATTTCTCCCTGGTTACAGATGAGGCCAAGAGCGATAAAATAAGCGGCGGAAGAAATGTCTCCCGGCACATGGATAGCCTGCCCTTCCAGCTTTGGCTCCGGCCAGATGGCAGCGGTGGTGTCCGTGGACAGAATATCGGCGCCGAAACCGGCCAGCAGCAGTTCCGTATGGTTTCTGGACAGTACGGGTTCCGTTACTTTTGTGATACCGTCTCCGTAAAGGCCGGCCAGGAGAATTGCAGATTTTACCTGTGCAGAGGCTACCGGAGACTGATAATGGATATGTTTCAGACTGCCGCCCTGAATGGTAAAAGGCGCGCAGCCTGAGCTGGTTTTTGTACGGAAATCAGGGAATGACCCGGCGTCCCAGCACTGAAAACGGGCCCCCATTTCCGCGAGAGGGATAAAAATGCGATTCATGGGGCGTTTGCGGATAGAAGCATCGCCGTTTAAGGTGCTCTGGAAAGACTGGCCTGCCAGAATACCGGAAATCAGCCGCAGGGTGGTGCCGCTGTTGCCCACATCCATAATCTGTTCCGGCGGAGTCAGGCCATGGAGCCCCCGGCCGTGTACCAGAACTCTGGAGCCGTCATTTTCAATGGAAATACCAAGCTGACGGAAACAGGAAATAGTGGAAAGACAGTCCGCACCCTGCAGAAAATTAGTTACTTCCGTCAGGCCGCCGGAAATGGCGCCGAACATAATTCCCCTGTGGGAAATGGATTTATCGCCGGGAACAGAAAGTTCTCCCCGGTAAGCATGTTTTTTTGTGAATTCCATGTCAATCACCTCTCATGTACTGTATAATGATATTTTCGCAATAAGACCAGGGCCTGCCGCAGGGCTTTTTCTTCGTAAAATTCTATGTGAAGCACACCTTCCTGAAATTCCCGGTTGTGTATAATGCCAATATTTTTGATACTGATCTGATTGGTGGCCAGAATAGTGGCCAGGGCTGCGATTCCCCCGGCTTCGTCTACCATATCGCAGTAGATTTCGTAAATCCTGGGAAGGGTGCCGGAGCCTGTAAGGGGAAGGGAATCCCGGTAGTCTTTGGCGGACTGGAAAAAATCAAACAGGCTGTGTTCCTGCGAGGAAGCAATTTCCCTCCGCACCTGTTCCAGAGAAGCCAGAAATGCGTCCAGCAGCTTTAAAATCTGTTCCCGGTTGGTCAGGCAGATTTGCTGCCACATAACCGGGGAAGAAGATGCAATTCTGGTGATGTCTTTAAATCCTCCGGCAGCCACGCGCTTCATGATTTCTTCATGATTATCCAGATTTTTTATCAGATTTACCAGGCTGGATGCCAGAATATGGGGCAGATGGCTGACAGCGGCCGTAATAAAATCGTGTTCCTGATAGTCCAGCAGAATCGGGATAGCTCCCAGAGACCGGATAAACTGCTGAAATTCTTCTGACGTTTCCGGGTCAGCTTCCGGAGAAGGAGTCAGAATATAATATACATTTTCCAGAAGATAGGGAGTTGCGTGCCCATATCCGCTCTTTTCCGAACCGGCCATGGGATGACCGCCGATGAAAAAAGGAGACAAAGGCGTACCGGCAATTTCCTGGTGAATGGAGGATTTTACGCTTCCCACATCTGTGATGATACAGTTCTTTCCGGCGAAAGAAGATAAACGGAGGAGGAAATCTGCGTTTTTCCGTACCGGAGCGCAGAGAAAAATATAGCGGCAGTCTGCAAAATCATCCGTCAGGGTTTCACAGGCGGCGGCAATTACCCCTTCTTCCAGGGCAAGCGACAGGGACTCCCGGTTCACGTCGTATGCAATCAGAGTAATATCCGGATGAATCCGGTGAATGGTTTTGGCGATGGAGCCTCCAATCAGGCCGAGACCGATAAAACCGATTTTTTCAGGTTTCATATGTAACTGTTCCTTTCTCTATGGTATATGCAGCAGATAATTACGAAACTGTCAGTATCCATGTATCATTACTGCATTTATCATAGTGGAAACAGACGGAAAAGTCAATACTTCGGCACGTCAAAGCATAAAAGCGGCTGATTCCAGGGTATTTGTAAAAAATGAATAAAAAGGGTTGTAAAATCACAAAAATTTTAGTAGAATATATACATCACAAAATATACTTGTATTGGAGGAATTCATATGAACGTTTATACAACTGACAAGATAAGGAACGTGGTCCTTCTGGGACATGGCGGCAGCGGGAAGACGACTCTGGTGGAAGCGATGGCTTATCTGTCCGGTCTGACAAAGCGTATGGGGAAGATCAGTGACGGGAATACCATCAGCGATTATGATAAAGAAGAAACCAGACGTCTTTTTTCTGTTAATACCTCTGTAGTTCCGATTCCCTGGGAAGACACCAAGATTAACATACTGGACACGCCCGGCTATTTTGGATTTGTGGGAGAAGTGGAAGAAGCGGTCAGCGTGGCAGACGCCGCAGTTATTGTGGTATCCGGTAAGAACGGAATTGAAGTGGGAACACAGAAATCATGGGATATCTGTGAGAAATACAAGATTCCGAGAATGGTATTCGTGACAGAAATGGATGATGACAATGCAAGTTTCCGCCAGGTAGTGGCAGATTTACAGGAAATGTATGGAAAGAGGATTGCACCGTTCCATCTTCCCATTCGTGAAAATGAGAAATTTGTGGGTTATGTCAATGTAGTGGCTCAGACGGGAAACCGCTGGGATGAGAATGGCAAAGTTGTGGAAACAGAGATACCGGATTATTCACAGGCTAATCTGGATATCTGCCGGGAAGCTCTGATGGAAGCAGTGGCAGAGACCAGCGAGGAATTTATGGACCGCTATTTTGCCGGTGAGGAATTTTCTGAATTTGAGATTCGCTCCGCACTGCGTACCAATGTGGCAGACGGAAGCATTGTTCCCGTTTCCATGGGCTCCAGTACGCTGGTACAGGGTGTATATACACTGCTGGACGACATTCTCAAATATCTTCCAAGTCCGGAAAAGCGCCCCTGCAAAGGTGTGAATATGAAGACCAACGAGGTATTTGACGGGGATTATGACATTGCGAAACCGAAGAGCGCCTATATTTTCAAGACCATTGCAGACCCGTTTATTGGAAAATATTCTCTGATTAAAGTGAATTCCGGCGTACTGAAAACAGACGATGTGCTGTTTAATTCTGAGAAAAATATGGATGACAAGATTGGTAAAATCTATATCATGCGGGGCAACAAACCGGAGGAAGTAAAAGAGCTTCATGCCGGGGATATCGGAGCGCTGGCAAAATTGAACAAAGTTGTTACCAGGGATACCCTGTCCACCAAAGCAGTACCGGTGGTATACGGCAAGACTCAGATTTCCGTACCGTATACATATATGCGTTATAAGGCAAAGAACAAGGGAGATGAAGACAAGGTTTCCCAGGCTCTGCAGAAACTCATGCAGGAGGATCTGACACTGCGCACGGAAAATGACAGCGCCAATGGTCAGACGCTGATTTACGGTATCGGCGACCAGCATCTGGAAGTGGTAGTCAGCAAGCTGGCAGAGCGTTATAAAGTGGAGATTGAACTGAGCCGGCCGAAGATTGCTTTCCGGGAGACCATCCGTAAGAAATCAGATGTGGAATACAAATATAAGAAACAGTCCGGCGGACACGGACAGTACGGACATGTTAAGATGACCTTTGAACCCAGCGGGGATCTGGAAACCGCATATACCTTTGAGCAGCAGGTAGTGGGCGGGGCTGTGCCCAAGAATTATTTCCCGGCAGTGGAAAAGGGGCTGCAGGAATCCGTACTGAAAGGGCCCATGGCAGCTTATCCCGTAGTGGGTGTGAAAGCGGTGCTTTACGATGGCTCCTATCATCCGGTGGATTCTTCTGAAATGGCATTTAAGATGGCAACCATCCAGGCATTTAAGAAAGGCATGATGGAGGCTTCTCCTGTTCTGTTAGAGCCCATTGCCAGCATGAAAGTGGTTGTGCCGGACAAATATACCGGAGACGTTATGGGAGATCTGAACAAACGCCGGGGACGTGTGCTGGGCATGAATCCTGCGGAGACAGGCAAGACAGAAATCGCTGCCGACGTACCTTACATGGAGATTTACGGATATATGACAGATCTCCGCTCCATGACAGGCGGAAGCGGCCTGTTTTCCTACGAGTTTGCCCGTTATGAGCAGGCTCCTTCCGATATTCAGGAAAAGGAAGTTGCCGCAAGAGCGAATAAACTGGAAAACGGCGAGGAATAAGACGACGGAACGATAATGTAAATCTGATTTCAGGAAAAGAAGGTGGGACCGTATGAAGAAGACAAAAGCACATACGGACAGGAAAAAAGGAAATTTAAGTATCCATGAGTTGAAGAGGCTGTACCATGAGACCATTAAGGGGAGAATTACCATATCGGTGCTGACACTGGTAATTGTTTCCCTGATGGTTCTGGGAATTGCCACCAGTGTGCTGAACAATCACAGTACCAATTCCACACTGGAGCGTAATATGACAGCCACAGCGAAGGTGGCGTCGGAGCGAGTGGAATGGGAAATGACGTCCTACCGGAATCTGGCGGCGGATCTGGGGCTTATGACGCGGCTTTCCAGAGAAGATGTTTCTGTGGAGGAAAAGCAGGAAATTATAGACGAACGTGTACGGGCCAATGAGCTGACCAGAGGGAATATCCTGGACAGAAATGGAATCAGTATTTTCTCCGGAGAAGATTTTAGTGACCGGGATTATTTTCAGAAAGCCATGACAGGGGTTTCCTGTGTTTCAGAACCCCTGGTGAGCAAGATAACCGGGAAAATCAGTATTATCATTGCGGCGCCCATGTGGAAAGACGGAATTATGGGAACGGAGGTAACAGGCGTCGTATACCTTGTTCCGGATGAGAATTTTCTGAATGATATCATGGTAGCTACAAACGTGAGCAAAAACGGTTCCGCATATATGATAGACAGTGAAGGAACCGTGATTGCCCATGAGGATATGAAACTGGTGGAGCAGAAAGACAACTCCATCGAAGCTGCCAAAACAGATTCCAGTCTGAAACGGCTGGCGAAGCTGGAAGAAAAAATGACTGCCGGAAAAACGGGGGTTGGAACTTACCGTTATGGAGGCGTGAAAAAAGTCATGGCATATGCTCCGGTGGGGAACAGCAACGGATGGAGTATTGCCATCACAGCGCCTCTTTCTGATTTTAATATTGAGACGATTGTGGGAATTATCCTGACAATTGGAATCGTTTTGGTATCTATTGCCATTGCAGTGGTAATGGTCAGAAAGCTGGCGGACAGTATCGGAACCCCCATCAAACAGTGTGCGGAACGTCTGGAGACTCTGGCCGGAGGAGACCTGCATACGGAGATTCCTCAGATTACCTCAGAGGATGAGACACTCATGCTGGCAGATGCCACCCGCACCATTGTGGACGGCATGGGGAAAATTATCGGAGATATCAAATATCTTCTGGGAGAAATGGCTGAGAATAATTTTGATGTCCGTTCTCAGGCACGGGAATATTATGTGGGAGATTTTGAAGAAATTCTGCTGGCAGTGCGCAGAATCAACCATTCTCTGTCAGATGCCCTGGGACATATCCGGGAATCGGCAGAACAGGTGGGACTTGGTTCTTCTCAGCTTGCAGAAAGCGGGCAGGCTCTTGCAGAAGGGGCCACGGACCAGGCGGCTTCTGTGGAAGAATTGCTGGCTACGGTAAATGATGTGACTGAGCAGGTGGACCGCAATACGAAGAATGCTGTTTCCACCAGCCGGAAAGCAGATGATATCGGAAAGCAGGCCCGGACCAGCAGCAAGCGCATTGCGGAGATGACAGGCGCCATGAAGAAAATCAACGACGCTTCCATGGAAATTTCCAATATTATTCAGACGATTGAAGAGATTGCGGATCAGACCAACCTGCTTTCTCTGAATGCCTCTATTGAAGCTGCAAGAGCAGGAGAAGTGGGACGGGGATTTGCAGTGGTTGCCGGGGAAATCGGACATCTTGCAAATCAGAGTTCGGAAGCTGTGGTAAATACCAGACAACTGATAGAAGCCGCCCTGAGTGAGGTGAGCAGTGGCAATCAGATTGCAGGAGATATGGCGAAGGCTCTGCAGAGTGTGATTGACGGAATGTCAGAGATTGTCAGTGCTGTGGAGGAAGTGGCAGAGAACTCCAATGAGCAGAACGGTTCCATGCAGCAGATTAATCTGGCCATTGAGCAGATTTCACAGGTGGTACAGTCCAATTCCGCCGCAGCGGAAGAAAGTTCTGCTACCAGTCAGGAATTGTCGGCGCAGGCCATAGAACTGAACGATATGATTGACCAGTTCCGTCTGGCAGATTTATAGAAATCTATTTTATCTTGCAGGAAAGACCTTGTCACGCTAAAGTGTGAAAGCGTCTTCCTATAAAATAAAACCATTATGCGCACTCGTGCGAATAGAAGATGTCACTACGTGACTGTCCTAAGGTATCCCCCAGGCAAGCCTGGTACCCCTTAGGACAAATCCGCACTCGGCGCAACAAAATGTGCAATCCCCTCAAGATTGAGGGGCAGGGGAGTTGAAGTGGGTTTGCCCACTTTGTTCTAAGAAAACAAAGATTCCACAGCATATGGCGGCGGTATTGTCTGTAATGTACACTATATGCCGTGGAATTTTTATCTCACAGGAAAGACTTTTTAAACCGGTTATATCGCCTGAATGGTGCCGCAGGCAATTTTTGTGCCTGAATGGCCGGCGGGCTGGGTGGAAAAATCATCCGGACTGCTGTGGATGATAACCGTTTTGTCGATAATGTCCGGAACCCTGAAGCGGTCGGTGTAATACATCATCCAGGCAGAACCGTTATTTCCAAACAGAGGCGGTAAATCCCCTTCGTGGGCCGGATGAGGACAGAGGGCAGGATTGTAATGAGCCCCTGCGTTGGCGTAGGGGTCGCTGCTGTCTCCGGTACAGGAATGGCCTTCATGGATGTGAAAGCCGAAAATATCAGAGCCGCAGGGCACTGTGCTGACCGGGAGTCCGTAAATTTCCGCATTTACCAGGACGCCGGCGCCGATGGGATAGAAGCGGACCATGCCGTTGATTTCCCCTGTTCCGGGATTTCCCGTAAGTTCCGCGTAGGCGGCAGGCATCTGTGTGAGAGCGGTTTCCAGATAAAGCCTGCCAGGGTTTTCGTAGCTGTTGTCTGTATGATAATCTGTCATTAATATTCTCCTGAAACTGTTTTTATTGCAATGTTATGATTATAATATGACGGAAGGAAAGGAAAAGTGATTTTCCTGATGGAACAGAAATTCTTGACAAATGACTTTAGTGTGATAAAATTTTCCTATGAACTTATACCATGCACGGCCTGACGTCAGGCAGGCCGCATGGCCGGAAAATATTTTGGTGGAAACACCGGATTCAGGAGGATATAAAATGGCAGTACCATACAATCACAGAGCTTTGGAAGAAAAATGGCAGAAAATATGGGATGACGAGCGGGCTTTTGCGGCCACCGAAGATTATTCCAAACCCAAGTATTACGCACTGGTAGAATTCCCATACCCGTCGGGCCAGGGGCTTCATGTAGGACATCCCCGTCCTTATACAGCCCTTGATATTGTGGCCAGAAAACGCAGAATGCAGGGCTATAACGTGCTCTATCCCATGGGCTGGGATGCATTCGGACTCCCCACGGAAAACTATGCAATCAAGAATAAAATACATCCGAAAATTGTAACTGAAAATAACGTGGAGCGGTTTAAGGCACAGCTTCATGCTCTGGGCTATTCCTTTGACTGGGAGCGGGAAGTAAATACCACAGACCCGGAATATTATCACTGGACCCAGTGGATTTTCCTGAAATTATTTAAAGAGGGCCTGGCTTATAAGACAGAAATGCCCATTAACTGGTGTACTTCCTGTAAGGTGGGACTGGCCAATGAGGAAGTGGTGAACGGCGTCTGCGAGCGCTGCGGCGCTCCGGTGGTCCGCAGGGTGAAAAGCCAGTGGATGCTGAAAATCACCGAATATGCGGAAAAGCTGCTGGAAGGCCTGAATGATGTGGATTATATCGAACGGGTGAAAGTTTCTCAGAGAAACTGGATTGGAAAGAGCCAGGGAGCAGAAGTGGATTTCAGGATTGCAGGAAAAGAAGACAGGCTCACCGTGTATACTACCAGACCGGATACGCTGTTTGGAGCCACCTACATGGTTGTGTCTCCGGAACATCCCATACTGGAAAAATATAAAGATGAAATTAAAAACTGGAATGAAGTTGCTGCCTATCAGGAACAGGCAGCCAGAAAGTCTGATTTTGAGCGTTCCGAGCTGGCAAAAGAGAAAACAGGTGTGGAAATAGACGGTCTGCGGGCCGTTGATCCGGTAAACGACGCGGAAATTCCAATCTGGGTATCAGACTATGTACTGATGAGTTACGGAACAGGTGCGATTATGGCAGTTCCGGCCCATGATACCCGCGACTGG is from Lachnospiraceae bacterium JLR.KK002 and encodes:
- a CDS encoding IS110 family transposase, whose product is MISVGIDVSKEKSTVCILKPYGEVVSRPFEVCHVEKELSELTSMLLRLNDDIRVVMEATGIYHLPVLSYLKEKGLFVAVINPFEMKEYRCQGLRRVKTDKQDAITISNYGIDHWYRLKDYEAEESVYAELKLLGRQYRHYMRMRVESVLELTHLLDYTMPGIKTLLKGWNETNGKDKLGDFAEEYWHYDNITKKPEEQFIESYLKWAKEKGYHQSQDKAVKIYALAKEGIPTVPSDTPSTKMLVQEAVRVLREVDNTLMTILTQMQALAKSLPEYPVVRAMGGVGNVLAPKLIAEIGDVRRFHSGKALIAHAGIDAPPYQSGQFMGTERKISKRGSSSLRKIGYEVMRCLKTHKEPADAAVYRFILKKEKEGKSKRAAKIAGLNKFLRIYYARVMEVYQK
- a CDS encoding DUF4368 domain-containing protein → MGCQLFLYHINCADCGAKLSLATANGYTHFRCSMYKRTSRAKECTQHYIREDALKQLVLKQLQQFLSYLQQFERVFIRRQIDATLAERRYELSAKQKQIEKDEKRIKELDRLFRKIYEDNVNGKLNDERFYKLSDGYEAEQEQLKQEIEDLTAEVSEADTEATNVARLIAVTRKYTRIDELTPEVLNAFVDKIVVHEREKKDGKRTQQIDIYYSYVGIVDIPTDAEMREMEREYTQRTKRQTA
- a CDS encoding MATE family efflux transporter, translated to MGADGLAALNLAIPVYSFIHGSGLMLGMGGATRYTILKSQGREKEGDRVFTCTLKMGVLLSAVFMGMGLSGSQVIARLLGAEGIVYEMCKTYLRVLMLFSPAFLLNEILICFVRNDGVPGLSMRAMVGGSFSNILMDYILIFPLDMGMFGAVFATGTSPLVSMALMSPHFLQKNHGFHFRKGKASLSESRFILAGGVPSLVTELSSGIVMIIFNSMLLGLQGNIGVAAYGVIANLSLVVIALYTGIAQGIQPLLSRYYGSGRKEEVQAVFRYAVITVILLSVLIYGLVFVQADSIAGAFNREGNVMLQEIAVSGMKYYFTGGLFAGINIVLAMYFTSRDCPGPAGAISILRGFVVIIPLIFLLSALWQMTGLWLTFPITELLVAVPGILWYLKERKSSA
- the aroA gene encoding 3-phosphoshikimate 1-carboxyvinyltransferase yields the protein MEFTKKHAYRGELSVPGDKSISHRGIMFGAISGGLTEVTNFLQGADCLSTISCFRQLGISIENDGSRVLVHGRGLHGLTPPEQIMDVGNSGTTLRLISGILAGQSFQSTLNGDASIRKRPMNRIFIPLAEMGARFQCWDAGSFPDFRTKTSSGCAPFTIQGGSLKHIHYQSPVASAQVKSAILLAGLYGDGITKVTEPVLSRNHTELLLAGFGADILSTDTTAAIWPEPKLEGQAIHVPGDISSAAYFIALGLICNQGEILIRNVGVNPTRSGILQVVYAMGGKLSLLNERAVSGEPVADILVTSSSLHGTTVEGSIIPTLIDELPIIAVMAAFAEGTTVIRDAQELKVKESDRIATVTENLKAMGADITPTEDGMIIHGGNTLHGARIKTYGDHRIAMSFAIAGLNAEGTTTFDDENCVTVSYPSFYQDLEKLLD
- a CDS encoding prephenate dehydrogenase yields the protein MKPEKIGFIGLGLIGGSIAKTIHRIHPDITLIAYDVNRESLSLALEEGVIAAACETLTDDFADCRYIFLCAPVRKNADFLLRLSSFAGKNCIITDVGSVKSSIHQEIAGTPLSPFFIGGHPMAGSEKSGYGHATPYLLENVYYILTPSPEADPETSEEFQQFIRSLGAIPILLDYQEHDFITAAVSHLPHILASSLVNLIKNLDNHEEIMKRVAAGGFKDITRIASSSPVMWQQICLTNREQILKLLDAFLASLEQVRREIASSQEHSLFDFFQSAKDYRDSLPLTGSGTLPRIYEIYCDMVDEAGGIAALATILATNQISIKNIGIIHNREFQEGVLHIEFYEEKALRQALVLLRKYHYTVHER